The DNA segment GGTTTCTTTTAAAGCAGGGTCTTTTTCTTTCTTTAAAAAGTCCCCGTCATTTGCGGCGCCGCCAATGGCAGAATCCATAAGGGCACTGTCTGGCACAACCTGCACCGGCTCTCTCCACGATGTGCTTTCATCGTTGTAAGCAGGATTGCTGAGAGAGTTGTAGCAGGAAATCAGGGACCATCTTGGTCTGTCGCTCAGGTTGGCTTCGCTGCGGTGTAAGATATTACTGTGGAAAAACAATGCATCACCAGGTTCAAGTTCTACATACACATGCTCCATTGTTTGCAGCGCATTGTTTACCATGGTCATATCTGCACCTACCTGCTCGCCTGCAAAGCCATGATTTACGCGGCCTAACTTATGCGTGCCTTTAATGACCTGCAGGCATCCGTTGGCTTTGTTGGCTTCTGTAAGAGCGATCATCACACTTACGAGCTGGT comes from the Panacibacter microcysteis genome and includes:
- a CDS encoding phytanoyl-CoA dioxygenase family protein, with protein sequence MPHVLNDAEVKAFHKDGFVIVKNFFNKEEIDKLYGIATGDSVVKQNAVDLNDQTGRKTKLTLWFTPGNDVYSMLLRSERMVHSVAKLLDSDAPVCHFHTKLMQKEPKVGGAWEWHQDYGYWYKNQFLFPDQLVSVMIALTEANKANGCLQVIKGTHKLGRVNHGFAGEQVGADMTMVNNALQTMEHVYVELEPGDALFFHSNILHRSEANLSDRPRWSLISCYNSLSNPAYNDESTSWREPVQVVPDSALMDSAIGGAANDGDFLKKEKDPALKETGWEKEVATT